The genomic window AGCGCGCCATCAGCGCCGCGGTCCAGCCCGGGTCGGGCATCTGTCCGATGTCGGCGATCCGGGCCGCCAGCTCGGCGAAGTAGTCCTCGTATCCGCTCGGCGTGAGCATGACGACGTAGCGCGCCGACTCGGGAAACGGGTTGGCGAAGCCGTGGGCCAGCCCGCGGCCGGCGAACACCGTGTCGCCGGCGGCGGCGGTGCGGTATCCGGCGTCCACTCGGAAGCGCATGCGGCCTTCGAGGAGGACGAAGCATTCGTCG from Catenulispora sp. EB89 includes these protein-coding regions:
- a CDS encoding cupin domain-containing protein yields the protein MSEVIGEGTRLDLPNWRMVVKVGAADTNGTLTVIEGVLPSGHPGPAPHIHDGHDECFVLLEGRMRFRVDAGYRTAAAGDTVFAGRGLAHGFANPFPESARYVVMLTPSGYEDYFAELAARIADIGQMPDPGWTAALMARYSTRAVAVVADVDTV